One stretch of Punica granatum isolate Tunisia-2019 chromosome 5, ASM765513v2, whole genome shotgun sequence DNA includes these proteins:
- the LOC116207720 gene encoding prolycopene isomerase, chloroplastic isoform X2 yields the protein MAERLCFCSSFCLSPPFSAHPERPTAQSPGLPHLRPIGVADACYVSSSHLLELSSSHLFGRHKPRTQSSWGARASPGSSNSRVRSQAVLSPDKAAERGGLSGEAYYDAIVIGSGIGGLVAATQLAVKGARILVLEKYVIPGGSSGYYERDGYTFDVGSSVMFGFSDKGNLNLITQALAAVGCKMEVIPDPTTVHFHLPNDLSVQVHRGYGEFIGELISKFPHEKGGILKFYGECWKIFNALNSLELKSLEEPLYLFGQFFQKPIECLTLAYYLPQNAGDIARKYIKDPQLLSFIDAECFIVSTVNALQTPMINASMVLCDRHFGGINYPVGGVGGIAKSLAKGLVDKGSEILYRANVTDIIVENGKAVGVRLSGGRQFFAKTIISNATRWDTFGKLLKGENLPKEERDFQKRYVKAPSFLSIHMGVKAEVLPPETDCHHFVLEDSWSRLEEPYGSIFLSIPTVLDPSLAPEGRHILHIFTTSSIEDWEGLPRQEYEAKKEKVADEIIRRLEKKLFPGLQSSITFVEVGTPKTHRRYLARQSGTYGPMPRNTPKGLLGMPFNTTGLNSLYCVGDSCFPGQGVIAVAFSGVMCAHRVAADIGLEKKSPLLDNALLSLLGWLRSLA from the exons ATGGCCGAGCGGCTCTGCTTCTGTTCATCCTTTTGTCTCAGTCCCCCGTTCTCCGCTCACCCAGAAAGACCCACCGCCCAGAGCCCCGGCCTTCCCCATCTCCGCCCCATCGGCGTTGCTGATGCTTGCTACGTCTCAAGTTCCCACCTTTTGGAGCTCAGCAGCTCCCACCTATTTGGCCGGCACAAACCCAGAACCCAGAGCAGCTGGGGAGCTCGAGCTTCTCCCGGGAGCTCAAACTCCAGGGTCCGTTCACAGGCGGTCCTGAGCCCGGACAAGGCAGCGGAGAGGGGAGGACTGAGCGGGGAGGCTTATTATGACGCCATTGTTATCGGGTCGGGGATTGGTGGGCTGGTGGCCGCGACTCAGCTCGCGGTGAAGGGAGCTAGGATTCTTGTTCTTGAGAAGTACGTGATTCCTGGTGGGAGCTCCGGGTATTATGAGAGGGACGGGTATACTTTCGACGTTGGGTCTTCTGTGATGTTCGGTTTCAGTGACAAG GGAAACCTAAATTTGATAACCCAAGCATTGGCGGCAGTTGGTTGCAAGATGGAGGTCATACCTGATCCAACGACTGTCCATTTCCATCTACCAAACGACCTTTCTGTTCAAGTCCACAGGGGGTATGGTGAATTTATTGGAGAGTTGATCAGCAAGTTTCCACATGAAAAGGGGGGGATACTCAAATTCTATGGCGAGTGTTGGAAG ATCTTTAATGCCTTGAACTCGCTGGAGCTAAAGTCGCTCGAGGAGCCACTCTACCTTTTCGGACAATTCTTTCAGAAGCCGATTGAATGTTTAACCCTTG CGTATTACCTACCCCAGAATGCTGGAGACATAGCTCGGAAGTACATCAAGGATCCCCAGTTGTTGTCTTTCATTGATGCCGAG TGTTTTATAGTCAGCACAGTTAACGCACTCCAGACTCCAATGATAAATGCAAGCATG GTCCTATGTGACAGGCACTTTGGAGGAATTAACTACCCTGTAGGAGGTGTTGGAGGAATTGCAAAATCCTTGGCGAAGGGGTTAGTTGATAAGGGGAGTGAAATACTGTACAGAGCAAACGTGACTGATATCATTGTCGAGAATGGGAAGGCT GTAGGAGTCAGGCTCTCTGGTGGAAGGCAGTTCTTTGCTAAAACAATAATATCTAACGCTACAAGATGGGACACATTTG GGAAGTTGTTGAAAGGAGAAAACCTTCCGAAAGAAGAGAGGGATTTTCAAAAGCGGTATGTTAAGGCTCCGTCTTTTCTATCCATCCACATGGGGGTGAAAGCTGAGGTTTTGCCACCAGAAACAGATTGCCATCATTTTGTTCTTGAG gattcgtggtcaagATTGGAAGAGCCGTATGGAAGTATATTCTTAAGCATTCCAACTGTCCTGGACCCGTCTTTAGCTCCAGAAGGGCGCCATATACTACACATATTCACGACTTCTTCCATCGAAGATTGGGAG GGTCTCCCACGGCAAGAATATGAggcaaaaaaggaaaaggttgCAGATGAAATTATAAGGAGATTAGAAAAGAAGCTATTTCCAGGTCTCCAGTCTTCCATTACTTTTGTGGAG GTGGGCACACCTAAGACGCACAGGAGATACTTAGCTCGGCAGAGCGGAACCTACGGACCGATGCCTCGAAATACTCCTAAAGGCCTGCTAGGAATGCCATTCAATACTACG GGACTAAACAGTTTGTATTGCGTTGGGGACAGCTGCTTTCCCGGGCAAGGTGTCATAGCTGTGGCCTTTTCCGGAGTAATGTGTGCTCATCGGGTAGCTGCCGATATCG GGCTCGAGAAGAAGTCTCCTCTGTTGGACAACGCTCTCCTCAGCCTACTGGGTTGGTTACGTTCGTTGGCATGA
- the LOC116207720 gene encoding prolycopene isomerase, chloroplastic isoform X1 has product MAERLCFCSSFCLSPPFSAHPERPTAQSPGLPHLRPIGVADACYVSSSHLLELSSSHLFGRHKPRTQSSWGARASPGSSNSRVRSQAVLSPDKAAERGGLSGEAYYDAIVIGSGIGGLVAATQLAVKGARILVLEKYVIPGGSSGYYERDGYTFDVGSSVMFGFSDKGNLNLITQALAAVGCKMEVIPDPTTVHFHLPNDLSVQVHRGYGEFIGELISKFPHEKGGILKFYGECWKIFNALNSLELKSLEEPLYLFGQFFQKPIECLTLAYYLPQNAGDIARKYIKDPQLLSFIDAEVRQKGKRKKCFIVSTVNALQTPMINASMVLCDRHFGGINYPVGGVGGIAKSLAKGLVDKGSEILYRANVTDIIVENGKAVGVRLSGGRQFFAKTIISNATRWDTFGKLLKGENLPKEERDFQKRYVKAPSFLSIHMGVKAEVLPPETDCHHFVLEDSWSRLEEPYGSIFLSIPTVLDPSLAPEGRHILHIFTTSSIEDWEGLPRQEYEAKKEKVADEIIRRLEKKLFPGLQSSITFVEVGTPKTHRRYLARQSGTYGPMPRNTPKGLLGMPFNTTGLNSLYCVGDSCFPGQGVIAVAFSGVMCAHRVAADIGLEKKSPLLDNALLSLLGWLRSLA; this is encoded by the exons ATGGCCGAGCGGCTCTGCTTCTGTTCATCCTTTTGTCTCAGTCCCCCGTTCTCCGCTCACCCAGAAAGACCCACCGCCCAGAGCCCCGGCCTTCCCCATCTCCGCCCCATCGGCGTTGCTGATGCTTGCTACGTCTCAAGTTCCCACCTTTTGGAGCTCAGCAGCTCCCACCTATTTGGCCGGCACAAACCCAGAACCCAGAGCAGCTGGGGAGCTCGAGCTTCTCCCGGGAGCTCAAACTCCAGGGTCCGTTCACAGGCGGTCCTGAGCCCGGACAAGGCAGCGGAGAGGGGAGGACTGAGCGGGGAGGCTTATTATGACGCCATTGTTATCGGGTCGGGGATTGGTGGGCTGGTGGCCGCGACTCAGCTCGCGGTGAAGGGAGCTAGGATTCTTGTTCTTGAGAAGTACGTGATTCCTGGTGGGAGCTCCGGGTATTATGAGAGGGACGGGTATACTTTCGACGTTGGGTCTTCTGTGATGTTCGGTTTCAGTGACAAG GGAAACCTAAATTTGATAACCCAAGCATTGGCGGCAGTTGGTTGCAAGATGGAGGTCATACCTGATCCAACGACTGTCCATTTCCATCTACCAAACGACCTTTCTGTTCAAGTCCACAGGGGGTATGGTGAATTTATTGGAGAGTTGATCAGCAAGTTTCCACATGAAAAGGGGGGGATACTCAAATTCTATGGCGAGTGTTGGAAG ATCTTTAATGCCTTGAACTCGCTGGAGCTAAAGTCGCTCGAGGAGCCACTCTACCTTTTCGGACAATTCTTTCAGAAGCCGATTGAATGTTTAACCCTTG CGTATTACCTACCCCAGAATGCTGGAGACATAGCTCGGAAGTACATCAAGGATCCCCAGTTGTTGTCTTTCATTGATGCCGAGGTGAGACAgaaggggaaaagaaaaaag TGTTTTATAGTCAGCACAGTTAACGCACTCCAGACTCCAATGATAAATGCAAGCATG GTCCTATGTGACAGGCACTTTGGAGGAATTAACTACCCTGTAGGAGGTGTTGGAGGAATTGCAAAATCCTTGGCGAAGGGGTTAGTTGATAAGGGGAGTGAAATACTGTACAGAGCAAACGTGACTGATATCATTGTCGAGAATGGGAAGGCT GTAGGAGTCAGGCTCTCTGGTGGAAGGCAGTTCTTTGCTAAAACAATAATATCTAACGCTACAAGATGGGACACATTTG GGAAGTTGTTGAAAGGAGAAAACCTTCCGAAAGAAGAGAGGGATTTTCAAAAGCGGTATGTTAAGGCTCCGTCTTTTCTATCCATCCACATGGGGGTGAAAGCTGAGGTTTTGCCACCAGAAACAGATTGCCATCATTTTGTTCTTGAG gattcgtggtcaagATTGGAAGAGCCGTATGGAAGTATATTCTTAAGCATTCCAACTGTCCTGGACCCGTCTTTAGCTCCAGAAGGGCGCCATATACTACACATATTCACGACTTCTTCCATCGAAGATTGGGAG GGTCTCCCACGGCAAGAATATGAggcaaaaaaggaaaaggttgCAGATGAAATTATAAGGAGATTAGAAAAGAAGCTATTTCCAGGTCTCCAGTCTTCCATTACTTTTGTGGAG GTGGGCACACCTAAGACGCACAGGAGATACTTAGCTCGGCAGAGCGGAACCTACGGACCGATGCCTCGAAATACTCCTAAAGGCCTGCTAGGAATGCCATTCAATACTACG GGACTAAACAGTTTGTATTGCGTTGGGGACAGCTGCTTTCCCGGGCAAGGTGTCATAGCTGTGGCCTTTTCCGGAGTAATGTGTGCTCATCGGGTAGCTGCCGATATCG GGCTCGAGAAGAAGTCTCCTCTGTTGGACAACGCTCTCCTCAGCCTACTGGGTTGGTTACGTTCGTTGGCATGA
- the LOC116207720 gene encoding prolycopene isomerase, chloroplastic isoform X3: MAERLCFCSSFCLSPPFSAHPERPTAQSPGLPHLRPIGVADACYVSSSHLLELSSSHLFGRHKPRTQSSWGARASPGSSNSRVRSQAVLSPDKAAERGGLSGEAYYDAIVIGSGIGGLVAATQLAVKGARILVLEKYVIPGGSSGYYERDGYTFDVGSSVMFGFSDKGNLNLITQALAAVGCKMEVIPDPTTVHFHLPNDLSVQVHRGYGEFIGELISKFPHEKGGILKFYGECWKIFNALNSLELKSLEEPLYLFGQFFQKPIECLTLAYYLPQNAGDIARKYIKDPQLLSFIDAEVRQKGKRKKCFIVSTVNALQTPMINASMVLCDRHFGGINYPVGGVGGIAKSLAKGLVDKGSEILYRANVTDIIVENGKAVGVRLSGGRQFFAKTIISNATRWDTFGKLLKGENLPKEERDFQKRYVKAPSFLSIHMGVKAEVLPPETDCHHFVLEDSWSRLEEPYGSIFLSIPTVLDPSLAPEGRHILHIFTTSSIEDWEGLPRQEYEAKKEKVADEIIRRLEKKLFPGLQSSITFVEVLPSPSCTGAVHNRLKPKSSWNEVAFDSLGPNLLFRNH, encoded by the exons ATGGCCGAGCGGCTCTGCTTCTGTTCATCCTTTTGTCTCAGTCCCCCGTTCTCCGCTCACCCAGAAAGACCCACCGCCCAGAGCCCCGGCCTTCCCCATCTCCGCCCCATCGGCGTTGCTGATGCTTGCTACGTCTCAAGTTCCCACCTTTTGGAGCTCAGCAGCTCCCACCTATTTGGCCGGCACAAACCCAGAACCCAGAGCAGCTGGGGAGCTCGAGCTTCTCCCGGGAGCTCAAACTCCAGGGTCCGTTCACAGGCGGTCCTGAGCCCGGACAAGGCAGCGGAGAGGGGAGGACTGAGCGGGGAGGCTTATTATGACGCCATTGTTATCGGGTCGGGGATTGGTGGGCTGGTGGCCGCGACTCAGCTCGCGGTGAAGGGAGCTAGGATTCTTGTTCTTGAGAAGTACGTGATTCCTGGTGGGAGCTCCGGGTATTATGAGAGGGACGGGTATACTTTCGACGTTGGGTCTTCTGTGATGTTCGGTTTCAGTGACAAG GGAAACCTAAATTTGATAACCCAAGCATTGGCGGCAGTTGGTTGCAAGATGGAGGTCATACCTGATCCAACGACTGTCCATTTCCATCTACCAAACGACCTTTCTGTTCAAGTCCACAGGGGGTATGGTGAATTTATTGGAGAGTTGATCAGCAAGTTTCCACATGAAAAGGGGGGGATACTCAAATTCTATGGCGAGTGTTGGAAG ATCTTTAATGCCTTGAACTCGCTGGAGCTAAAGTCGCTCGAGGAGCCACTCTACCTTTTCGGACAATTCTTTCAGAAGCCGATTGAATGTTTAACCCTTG CGTATTACCTACCCCAGAATGCTGGAGACATAGCTCGGAAGTACATCAAGGATCCCCAGTTGTTGTCTTTCATTGATGCCGAGGTGAGACAgaaggggaaaagaaaaaag TGTTTTATAGTCAGCACAGTTAACGCACTCCAGACTCCAATGATAAATGCAAGCATG GTCCTATGTGACAGGCACTTTGGAGGAATTAACTACCCTGTAGGAGGTGTTGGAGGAATTGCAAAATCCTTGGCGAAGGGGTTAGTTGATAAGGGGAGTGAAATACTGTACAGAGCAAACGTGACTGATATCATTGTCGAGAATGGGAAGGCT GTAGGAGTCAGGCTCTCTGGTGGAAGGCAGTTCTTTGCTAAAACAATAATATCTAACGCTACAAGATGGGACACATTTG GGAAGTTGTTGAAAGGAGAAAACCTTCCGAAAGAAGAGAGGGATTTTCAAAAGCGGTATGTTAAGGCTCCGTCTTTTCTATCCATCCACATGGGGGTGAAAGCTGAGGTTTTGCCACCAGAAACAGATTGCCATCATTTTGTTCTTGAG gattcgtggtcaagATTGGAAGAGCCGTATGGAAGTATATTCTTAAGCATTCCAACTGTCCTGGACCCGTCTTTAGCTCCAGAAGGGCGCCATATACTACACATATTCACGACTTCTTCCATCGAAGATTGGGAG GGTCTCCCACGGCAAGAATATGAggcaaaaaaggaaaaggttgCAGATGAAATTATAAGGAGATTAGAAAAGAAGCTATTTCCAGGTCTCCAGTCTTCCATTACTTTTGTGGAGGTATTGCCTTCTCCTTCGTG TACGGGAGCTGTACATAACCGATTAAAACCTAAATCGAGCTGGAATGAAGTTGCCTTTGACTCTCTAGGGCCCAATCTGTTATTTCGGAACCATTAA
- the LOC116207722 gene encoding uncharacterized protein LOC116207722 isoform X2 — MERSNNGSVGVLAVCAVSWSVALIALQAHKRLLSDFMKKIDSELHGGEKCDQSCKVKKVRFAEDVVEPSSDNKEYRRRRRNKGGGTRSSCIPNGNGDGIFLIGNRMTMQEEDRRLPFNGRLCSFADDQHNNMPLNRQVLYRGIIEHRMLKAGHNLPRHFY, encoded by the exons ATGGAGAGGTCAAACAACGGATCAGTGGGAGTGTTGGCAGTTTGCGCGGTCTCATGGAGCGTGGCCCTGATCGCTCTTCAAGCTCACAAGCGCCTCCTCTCCGATTTCATGAAGAAGATCGACTCCGAGCTCCATG GTGGTGAGAAATGTGATCAGAGCTGCAAGGTGAAGAAGGTGAGGTTTGCAGAAGATGTGGTGGAGCCTTCATCGGACAACAAGGAATacagaaggaggaggaggaataAGGGAGGAGGAACAAGATCTTCCTGCATCCCAAATGGAAATGGTGATGGAATATTCTTGATCGGAAATCGAATGACGATGCAGGAGGAAGACCGACGACTTCCATTCAATGGGAGGCTGTGTTCTTTTGCGGATGATCAGCATAATAATATGCCTTTGAACAGGCAAGTTTTGTACAGAGGGATCATAGAACATAGGATGCTTAAGGCCGGCCACAATCTCCCTAGGCATTTCTATTGA
- the LOC116207722 gene encoding uncharacterized protein LOC116207722 isoform X1 has protein sequence MERSNNGSVGVLAVCAVSWSVALIALQAHKRLLSDFMKKIDSELHGTYSSRLHFLPRFPGGEKCDQSCKVKKVRFAEDVVEPSSDNKEYRRRRRNKGGGTRSSCIPNGNGDGIFLIGNRMTMQEEDRRLPFNGRLCSFADDQHNNMPLNRQVLYRGIIEHRMLKAGHNLPRHFY, from the exons ATGGAGAGGTCAAACAACGGATCAGTGGGAGTGTTGGCAGTTTGCGCGGTCTCATGGAGCGTGGCCCTGATCGCTCTTCAAGCTCACAAGCGCCTCCTCTCCGATTTCATGAAGAAGATCGACTCCGAGCTCCATGGCACGTACTCTTCCCGCCTGCACTTTCTTCCCCGATTCCCAG GTGGTGAGAAATGTGATCAGAGCTGCAAGGTGAAGAAGGTGAGGTTTGCAGAAGATGTGGTGGAGCCTTCATCGGACAACAAGGAATacagaaggaggaggaggaataAGGGAGGAGGAACAAGATCTTCCTGCATCCCAAATGGAAATGGTGATGGAATATTCTTGATCGGAAATCGAATGACGATGCAGGAGGAAGACCGACGACTTCCATTCAATGGGAGGCTGTGTTCTTTTGCGGATGATCAGCATAATAATATGCCTTTGAACAGGCAAGTTTTGTACAGAGGGATCATAGAACATAGGATGCTTAAGGCCGGCCACAATCTCCCTAGGCATTTCTATTGA